CTGGACGGTAAACAAGTGTGCACATGCACAAGCCAACACAACATACTAGTGCAAGAAAAGCCAAGAAAACTAAGGCTTCAAACATAACATGTTCAGGTCCAGACAAAACAGATAAACCAAGAAAAAGAACCCTTAATGGAAGGAAACATGAAACTGAGAATAGCAATGTGTAAACCCTCTTCTGCAAACCCTTGTTAATAACTAATTTCAAAATCCGACTACCAAGCCAAAAAAGGTAGGAAGTCAGGATAATGGCAAAAAGGCCGTGGAGAATAGTGCTGAGTAAAGGGTAAGTACAGAGGGTGGTATCATTCTCCCCAGAGGCAACCACTGCACTTGAAAAATAATGAGGCAACATTTTTCCAAAACCCTTATTCTTGTCTAACTGAGGTccaaccaaaataacaaaaagctGAAGAACAAACATTGGAAGGCAGTAAAGAAGAATATATCCCGAAGTTTTCACATTCCATTTTCTGCTCATAATTCCAGTCTCCAAATTCTGTAAAGGTGCACGAAGGAGAAATACAAGTGTGAGGAAGAGGCACGGTTCTGCAAATCCCATATTTGATACAATATAGCATTTGCAGACAGTGTCCGGccattttaagtgaaaggtacTCCTTAACAAAGTTAATCGAATAATTTCACCAATGCCCCACCAGATTGAAAATAGGATGAATGTGATTCTGATGATCCAAGGACCACTAAAATACTTGAGCTGAACCAAACCTTGACTATGAATACGAGAGCGGAAGTAAAATGAGTAAGCAATGCACATCAACCCAAGAAGAACCAAGATGGCTACTAAACAAATCGTCACCACACCGAATGCCTCGGCAGCAAATCTCGACAGGGGCATTACCCGATGTACAGATTCCACGCATGCTCTCTGACAGCATGGATACAGGAAATCCTCAGGTGGTTGTGCCTTCTTCCCAGTACTAAAGTATAAATCACAGAGTTCACAgtattaataaaagaatatgATAATTGAACTCATTCCAGATGTGCATAATCACTCAGGATAGATTACTCCGCAACATCGCAGATCAATCAAGTATCACCCCTCCATACGCTCAAAATAGTAACAAAACGTAACACATCAACCACAGAACATATAGCTTTAAGGTTGATTATCCAATTCAAGCACCTAAAgttgagaaagaaagaaataataagtaACAAAGGAAGTTGAATACTTAAATGGAAAACTGGGAcaaatttgcttaaaattatcaCAGTTCATAACTTGAGATACTCTAACCAAACTCAAGGAAAAATCTTTTGAATCATCAAAAAGCTTAACAAATGTCatgggcaatttgtgaaggaTGGCCCGCTATGACGGCACCATAGGCCACAATGGCATGTTTATATGGAAGAATTTTGGCCGTCCGTCATAGATAGCATTGCTTCTAACTGGGGATTTGTCCACAGCAACAGAAACATTAGGTTCAAAACAGTAAAAAGACTTGATTGcaattacaacaaaaaaaaaaaaagaaggctgTGTTGTATTCTGAATACTAGAGAAGGCGATACGAAATATATGACGTTGTGCAACATttctagaaaaagaatgaacagTGAGAAATAACAGAGTTGGTCCGTAGAGAGCAGCTATTGACAAGGCACATTAAGTAGTAAAGGCAATGGAAGAAAATCAGAAGTTGTCATTCGATATAGGTAgggaaaatatataataatcgaaattaaaatataagaaattgaGGAAAACATTGAAGGAAGGAAGGAATAAGCGTAAAGAAaaggagaggaagagagagctTACAGCGGGAGGAATATTGATCCAGTGAAGAGGAA
The Glycine max cultivar Williams 82 chromosome 16, Glycine_max_v4.0, whole genome shotgun sequence genome window above contains:
- the LOC100803723 gene encoding uncharacterized protein; protein product: MPLSRFAAEAFGVVTICLVAILVLLGLMCIAYSFYFRSRIHSQGLVQLKYFSGPWIIRITFILFSIWWGIGEIIRLTLLRSTFHLKWPDTVCKCYIVSNMGFAEPCLFLTLVFLLRAPLQNLETGIMSRKWNVKTSGYILLYCLPMFVLQLFVILVGPQLDKNKGFGKMLPHYFSSAVVASGENDTTLCTYPLLSTILHGLFAIILTSYLFWLGSRILKLVINKGLQKRVYTLLFSVSCFLPLRVLFLGLSVLSGPEHVMFEALVFLAFLALVCCVGLCMCTLVYRPVADCLALGNLQDLEARRLNDDHNDTVSLIANQSYLEDNVEDNARSSPGRYSDASTKRGSISFRTLEKGVTSTGTFVELSLFSPSRSATPPGSPPLLGWPMRSPTQVIGP